Genomic segment of Drosophila simulans strain w501 chromosome 2R, Prin_Dsim_3.1, whole genome shotgun sequence:
ACATTTCGCGGCTGCTGTAAGCCAAAGCTCGTTGTACCTGCCGAAAGCtcgcagagagagagagagggagagcgagagagagattGAGGGCGGCGCAGCTCTCTCGCAATCCCTTCCAGCGGACGTCGGATGCTGGGCGAgagtggctggctggctggctggcgggCGGGCAGGTCCTGGCCAAGGCAGTAGGCTCAGTGGGCCCACTGGGCTGTGGGCCACCGAATGGAAATGTACACCTGCAACGAGGCGCTCTCCATTCTCCCAGCACAGCTCAGCCCAGCTCAGCTCAGCATCGCTCTCGATTTCGCTCTCctgcgagagtgtgtgtgtattaaaaatgtgtgtaGACAAAAGCTTTCGATTTCATCTCAATTGAACGCTCAGGGTCCTGGGcaacataatttttattcgGCCGAATACCAACAGTTTTCTTAGTTTTTCTATTAATCCGAACGAAAAGTAGCATACATCTGAGCGTTTTCGCTCGCCTAAAATAACTTTAGAAGGAGTCTTCTTTCGCATAATAcaaaaaaccttaaaaaaatacgaaaaaacgagaaaacaTGAGAAACCAGTTCTTTTTGAGCACCTTTAACAAATAACATACTTTAAACAATCGACGAAATTCTAACAATAATCAAATACATGAATACAAGTGCGTTCAACCACAAAGTGTGTCCAAAGTCCCTCCCGGAGACCCCAGATCCGGGCACTCGGTGTCGAGGATTACCCCGCATTCCCATAGAAGGGCCTCATTTCGTAACCATTTTCAGCTGCATTCCGCACTTTCGGTGCATTTAGCCAGCTCGAGAGCCGCTTTACGGCGAAAAGGACGACTCTACGGCATTTATTTACCGCCCCACGACGACGGCCTGAAAATCCTTGACCTAAATTAATCggttacatatttttttttctgtccGAGCTGGCTCAACTTTCGCAGCAGCATCCCCGCCCGCCCTGCCTGCCGCACGCAGTTTTTGATTCACCTCCCATCCCACCTCCGAGGTCCTGGGGCATTTCCCGATTAGGAGCTCCCTTCCGAAACCAAACCCAAATCTCGAGTATATAGGCGCACGTCCGCAGACATGTGAATATATACACCGCATCGGCCACGCCTTTTGGGTTATATAACCCCAATGCGTGGAGCCCCGCCTGAAGAAGGACCATGCCCACTTAGTTCTTAGTTCTCGACCACGTTCTCCTCTAGTGTTACCTAATTTTAAGTGAACAAAGTGCAATCTAGAGCAAGGGTTTGAAGCCAAACAACCAACGTTAACATGCAAAGTAACAGTGCAAAAGATGATTCGgatgaaatggaaataatacCATCCGAACACAATGGTACAGTTCacgaaaccaaaaatgaaGGTATGCGGGGATCGTcaattatatagtatatacatatatagtgtTCACTAGCAGTACTTAGTAGCTTGATTACATAACGTAAGGTGATAGCCTAACCCCAGTCCATCCTGTGCTCCTCCCCACAGACTCAGGTGATATCCACAGGGCGGAGGAGAACCAGAAGTCCAGCATCGACCCAAATCTATATCTGTACGACGATGATTTGGAGACCAGGCCCCATATATCAACGTTCATTTCATCAATTGCCAATTATGAGAACACGATACCAGCGGCCACCGATCCCGATGCAAAGCCGGCAGCTCCATCGGCTCGAATGGGTATGTTCGCCGCGCATTAATTAACTTGCTTGTTCCATCTTCCCCCATATTGAAAGGCATGTGCACAATGGAATCGCAGCGAACAACAAAGCTGCGGAGGAATGATTGCTGTAATCCCCTCAAAGTGTTTCAGCCTTCACTGTGCGGGCGAATATTATAGAGCTGTtcgaaagtatgcaacagagTGCAGTGGTGTGGCACAATCGGAGGAAATCGCTCCCGCTTTGAGtgcatactttcgggcacCTCCCTAAATGGTTTCATGAAACTGGTGACCCCCAGCATTCCCCATCAATCCTCTAACGCTCGTTTCAATGTCTCATAAGGTACCCTAATTGGAGTGTTCTTGCCATGCATTCAAAACATCTTTGGTGTCATATTGTTCATTCGGTTAACATGGGTTGTTGGAACGGCTGGCGCCGTGTGTGGATTCCTGATTGTTCTGACCTGCTGCTGTGTGGTAAGAGCGTCCTGCAGCTGAGCCCTCCCCAACTTGGCCTCACTTCAAACTCCTCTTTGCAGACCATGCTAACCGCGATCTCGATGTCGGCCATTGCAACGAACGGGGTGGTTCCGGCGGGCGGGAGTTACTTCATGATATCACGGTAATTACAATGGCATGGGCAGGAGGTAGTAACTCTAATGGTGCCACCATTAACATTAACAGATCCCTGGGCCCTGAATTCGGCGGAGCGGTGGGAATGTTGTTCTATACGGGCACCACGCTAGCAGCGGCGATGTACATCGTTGGTGCCGTGGAAATCGTATTGGTGAGTTAAGAGCGCCCACTCCAGGCGCAGTTCCACTCGAAAGTGCCATTACTTAAGCACTCATTAATTATTCATTGCAGACATACATGGCGCCGTGGGCATCGATATTTGGGGACTTCACCAAGGATGCTGACGCGATGTACAACAATTTCAGGGTCTACGGCACTTTGCTGCTCATCTTTATGGGTGAGTTAAGCCTGGGGCCCACTTGTGAGGAGCAAACATTAATGTCCCGCCACTAAATCAAGGTCTCATTGTGTTCCTGGGCGTGAAATTCGTCAATAAGTTCGCGACGGTGGCCCTGGCCTGCGTCATCCTTTCGATAATAGCGGTGTATGTGGGAATATTTGACAATATCCATGGCAACGAAAAGCTATAGTAAGTATGCGCCAAGTACGAGCCTCTTGAGCGGCCATCTAATCTCCGCCCGATTGCAGCATGTGTGTTCTGGGAAAACGACTCTTGAAGGACATCCCGCTGGAGAATTGCACAAAGGAAGACTCCTTCTTACGCGACATATACTGCCCAGATGGTAAATGCGAGGAATACTACCTGGGTAAGATCCCTTCACACATGCAGAGTGTTCCATACCGAAACTACAAtgcctcatcatcatcctccaCAGCCAACAACGTGACCAAAGTCAAGGGCATCAAGGGTTTGGCCAGTGGCGTGTTCTACGACAACATCTTCCCTTCGTTCCTGGAGAAGGGCCAGTTCATATCCTACGGCAAGAGTGCAATCGACATTGAGAACACCAGTGGAGAGTCATACAACCAGATTATGGCCGACATTACCACGTCGTTCACACTTCTTATCGGCATCTTCTTCCCATCGGTGACAGGTTAGTAGCATATCGCAGACACAACTATTCAGATATTTAACCCACTATATACTAGGCATCATGGCTGGATCCAATCGATCGGGCGACCTGGCTGACGCCCAGAAGAGCATACCCATCGGAACGATATGTGCCATTCTGACCACCAGCACAGTCTACTTATCCAGCGTTATGTTCTTCGCCGGCACAGTGGATAATCTCCTGCTGAGGGACAAGTGCGTAGCATAGTGATTCTGACTCTTCCATGTGCTTATCATCAACCTACTATTCCAGATTCGGTCAGTCTATCGGTGGCAAGCTGGTGGTGGCCAATATCGCCTGGCCAAATCAGTGGGTCATTCTGATTGGCTCCTTCCTCTCCACCTTGGGCGCTGGTCTGCAGAGTTTGACTGGAGCACCCCGCCTGCTGCAGGCGATTGCCAGGGATGAGATCATCCCCTTCCTGGCTCCGTTTGCCAAGTCCTCGAAGCGTGGCGAACCCACCCGTGCACTGCTCCTGACCATCGTCATTTGCCAGTGCGGCATCCTGTTGGGTAAGCATCTGATCGTATCACATTGTATGTTCTGCGATTATAATATCTATACCAAATACAGGCAACGTGGACTTGCTGGCTCCTCTGCTGTCCATGTTCTTCCTCATGTGCTACGGCTTTGTCAACCTGGCCTGCGCCGTGCAAACCCTGCTGAGGACTCCCAACTGGAGACCGCGCTTCAAGTTCTACCACTGGAGCTTGTCGCTCATCGGCCTGACGCTGTGCATATCAGTCATGATCATGACTTCCTGGTATTTCGCACTGATTGCTATGGGAATGGCCATCATCATCTACAAATACATAGAGTACCGCGGGTGAGTTAATCACAGATCATATGCACCCAGAGCACCAACTAATCCATCCAACTGATTACAGTGCTGAGAAGGAGTGGGGTGATGGCATTCGTGGAATGGCCCTGACCGCCGCCAGGTACTCGCTCCTCCGCCTGGAGGAAGGCCCACCGCATACGAAAAATTGGCGTCCCCAAATTTTGGTGCTTTCGAAGCTCAACGACAACCTCTTGCCAAAGTACAGGAAGATATTCTCCTTTGCCACCCAGCTGAAAGCTGGCAAGGGATTGACGATTTGTGTGTCTGTGATAAAGGGCGACCACACCAAGATCACCAACAAAGCCGTGGATGCGAAGGCCACGCTGCGCAAGTACATGACCGACGAGAAGGTGAAGGGCTTCTGCGATGTCCTGGTAGCCCAGCAGATTGGTGAAGGCCTCAGCTCAGTGTAAGTTGGCTTAGCCATTGCGGAGGGATGACTCAGGCCACTAATAACTGAATTCTCAACACAGCATCCAAACCATCGGACTGGGGGGCATGAAGCCCAACACAGTCATCATCGGATGGCCGTACAGCTGGCGGCAGGAGGGCAGGAACAGCTGGAAGACCTTCATCCAAACGGTTCGCACGGTGGCCGCCTGCCACATGGCCCTCATGGTGCCCAAGGGCATCAACTTCTACCCAGAGTCAAACCACAAAGTAGTATTTACCGCTCCGAATGCCAAGTTTTCTTTGAGTAACATATCCTTCTCCCTCTTCAGATCGGTGGCAACATTGATATCTGGTGGATTGTCCACGACGGTGGTCTGCTCATGTTGCTGCCCTTCCTGCTGAAGCAACACCGCACCTGGCGCAATTGCAAGCTAAGGATCTTCACAGTTGCTCAAATCGAGGACAACTCGATTCAAATGAAGAAGGATCTAAAGACATTCCTCTACCATCTCCGAATCGAGGCCGACGTTGAAGTTGTTGAGATGGTATGATATGGCTGCCAGGATATATCTTATACCTATTGACCACATTTATATTTGCGAACTGCAGAACAACAGCGATATTTCCGCTTACACCTACGAGCGGACCCTGATGATGGAACAGCGTAATCAGATGCTGAGAGCATTAGGCTTAAATAAGAAAGAAAACTCCAAAGTGGTAAGTGGTCCACATCCGAGGCGACTGTCACCCACGTCATCTGTACTTCTGCGAACTGAAGAACATCCATCATTCAGCtcattcttgttttgtttatacGGCCATAATGCACATTAGCCTTTCATTTACTTAAATCTTTATTAGCATATTGTTATTGTATGCGTTCGATTTGAAGGTTGCGTATTTTGATTTCAGTAATTGTTAAGAGGAAACCATTTGCCCTTTGTTTCTCATGAACTCCAATTTCCATGCCATACCACTATCTGAGATCCAAATTAAAACTTTACactttatatatttgaaaatcaaaaggTTCAGACTATAATGGACTTTAAGGAAACACCCAGTGATAATAAAATGTCTTTGGTAAAGAGTATAAACTGATTGCCTACATATATCGATATATCAAGATACAAACTATTCATTGCCCGAACTTTGTATGAAACCTGGTTGTGTGTATCTCATCAGTGCATTTCTCGGcgggagcagctgctcctttCATCTCCATACCTACCATAATCCTTATATGTTGTGTCAATGTGATGTTGCTAATGCTCACCCTTCTATCTATACTAACTCtatcaaattgcaaattattcCAAACACCGAGTACTTCCAAACATTGTCTTATTCTACAATAATCTAAGAATAGTCTTATATGGTTCTTCATTCCCTAGGAtgattaacttaaatatttctttaatagtttttcaaatttaattcaagTTTAAACATCGAATAACAAGTGTCGGTATACTTTACAATCAAattctttgtttttaatttaaagaaaatggGACTTTGGATCCCATCTATAAGTTCGACTACCATTAGggaaataagtaaaaaatagCGTTTCCTGCTTTGCGGTTTGCATCCCGAGAATAGTTACTCCCTCCTCTGATATTGGCCTCCCACTTTTCCGCAACCTTTTCTCATACTCCTCATGGTGACATTTTCAGGTTCAAACAATTGTAGACCACCATTATGACGCCACCAAAACGGCGTCTAAAGTTCGCTTCGCCGATCCAACTATAGAAGAAACACAGCATCACGTATGTACTGCCTTAAGCTTTTTATTTACCATTGTCTCTAATCTCTCGAAATACACATAAGACATAAGTAAAGTTAAGTGAGATCGACGACTCATCAAATGTAAGCCTGAAACATTTTAGTTTTGAAGCATAATCAGCAGTAGCAATCGAAATCCATTCCCGAGTTAACTTGAGTTATGTTCTAACTGATATTTTGGCTTCTTAACATGGTTGATTTGAAGTGAACTTTTGAGTTTTTAATGTCGACGGCACTTGTCATCCAAACTGAAGGCTCATGCCACTCAAGAGATCTGATAATGTGACTGATTGTAACTCTGCAGGATTCTCAAAACGACGAGAAACGTAACTCAATTGATTTGGATGGTCCCGAGAACGCGGACACACCCGAAACTACTTCTAACAAGGATGAATCGACAGAGAAAGCCGACGGAGACTTCAAGTCCAGTGTGAAACCGTATGGAACAGCTCTCTTATTGCCCACTCTACGGTGTCCTAATTGTCCTTGTATTTTTTTCCACAGGGATGAGTTCAACGTTCGTCGCATGCACACAGCAATAAAACTAAACGAGGTTATTGTAGAAAAGTCACAGGACGCCCAGTTGGTCATAATGAATCTACCTGGACCACCTAGGGAAGTGAGAGCGGAGCGTGAAAGCAATTGTAAGATCTGAAAAGTATGGAGAGTATCTGAGCCACAAACTAACCCGTCTCTATCCAATCCGCAGATATGGAATTTCTGGAGGTATTAACAGAGGGCCTTGAAAAAGTGTTAATGGTTCGCGGAGGAGGCCGAGAAGTTATAACAATTTACTCTTAAGAGCATTAATCGCTCAGTTTTATAAGAGTTCGCAACACTAGACAAGTTTAAGaatcaatcaaatttttaaagaaggttattaatttgttatattcaATCATAtgtccaaatattttatttttacgtaaataaaatatcaaaaaattgTAACAATAAGAACCGAAGGCGTTTTTCATTTGGCGTATCTACACACGTACCATGGCAGCGTCGCTTGGAAACGGGGTAAACAGCGTTTTCAAGATACTTTACCTGTCTTTCTACAACCGCGGCGTAAAATCAGATGCATCTGGCAGATTGACCAACACTGCTACTCGATGGTTTCTCCCCACTTTTGTTATTTCAACCGTGGCGAGTTGTACGTTCTATTACCTCGGATGGCTTAGAAACTCTGTGGAAACAGACACGATCCAAGCCGCAGAAAATACTCGAAATAAGTGTGAAAAACTGTAGAGATCCTCGGAAAATACTCCATTCATGAATCCGGAATCGAGGGACCTGGATTTGGGAAAGGTGCGAGTGCTGGCCAGCCGTCGCAGGTGGCTCTGTTTATTTTGAACACGCAAGCAACTTTCGGTATCCAGCTAACAAAAGAGTCTAAACATATGCATCTGGGTTGATCCGAGTGACATGTACCCCATTCATTGATTGACCATTTTCTCTGCCACAGGGCGATGTCGAGAGGCCGCACTTCGAGGCGGTCACCACACTGTCCGACTCGCAGGCGATCCGGAGCGTCGACTTTCATCCGAATGGAAAGTTGTACGCGGTGGGCTCCAACTCCAAGACCTTCCGCATCTGCCAGTACCCCGCGCTGTCCAAGCTGAGGTAATTAAATCGCAAAGTGCCGCAACTTTGCCTTCATTGCGTTCAACTCGTTTCCCTCGAATCCCATGCAGACATGGACACCAGACCGCGGTGTATCCCCCGTCCGTTCTCTGCAAGCGCACGAAGCACCATCGGGGCTCCATATACTGCACCTGCTGGTCGCGGGATGGGGAGCTGATTGCCACCGGATCGAACGACAAGACCATCAAGTATATGCGCTTCAACAACGACACCAACCAGCTGGTGGGCCACGAGATGGAGCTGAACATGCACGACGGCACGGTGCGGGACATGTGCTTCCTGGACGACTCGTCCACCAAGTCCAGGCTGCTGGCGAGCGGCGGCGCCGGGGACTGCAAGATCTACATCACAGACTGCGGAACTGGCACTCCCTTCCAGGCCTACAGTGGTCATACCGGCCACATCCTGTCCCTCTACAGCTGGAACAACGCGATGTTCGTGTCGGGATCCCAGGTGGGTCCGAAGAAGATCCATCCCAGCCTGTTCGAGCTATAACCATATGCGATATTCTCTTTCAGGATCAAACGATACGTTTCTGGGATCTGCGAGTGAATGTCTCTGTGAATACGCTGGATAACGATCGTAAGGATGGTGGTCTTGAGAGCTCCGCTGTAACCGCGGTCTGTGTGGATCCCACGGGCAGGCTGCTGGTCTCTGGGCACGCTGACAGCTCCTGTACTCTGTACGACATCCGTGGCAACCGGCCCATTCAGCGCTTCTATCCGCACACCGCTGAAATAAGGTAGTACACTAAGAGAGCTAGCCTCTCCCACCTGACACTTGGCTAATTGGCTTCCACTTCCTCTTCATAGGTGCGTCCGATTCTCCCCATCCGCCTACTACATGCTGACGTGCAGCTACGACAACTCGATCCGACTGACGGACCTGCAGGGCGACCTGGCCCACGAGCTGTCCTCCGTGGTGGTGGCGGAGCACAAGGACAAGGCCATCACCATCCGGTGGCATCCGACCGAGTTCTCCTTCATCTCCACGTCGGCGGACAAGACGGCCACCCTCTGGGCGCTGCCGCCCTCGTAGCTCCGTGTCGGTGGTCCGGTCCAGTGGCGGCTTTAACTTCGTTGTCGATATTGTACTTCCGCAGAATAGTTCAGACTGATctaatttattgaataaacCCATTCcgaaagaaaaaggaaaatgaaacAGGGCCGttctaatttatatatttggtatatatttatttaaatccgTTCTTACTAACCCACAGTtccattaatattttactttctaaggcaaataaattgatttatgttgGATttaatgttgcagttgcaagtaACAGGGCTGGCTTAGCGATTAATACACGAATGATAAAGGCAGGAAAACTCGTCCTCCTTCACATTCACTTTCACATTCGTATCGGCTTTGGTGGTCCAAACCTCTACATCCTGTCGACGACGACATCAGGAACTACAATTTCGGGGCGAATACGGATTATTACGTGGGGATTCTCGATCGGAGGGAGGGATTAACCAACGCAAGAGCAACCAAAACTCGTGGGGGAAATGGCGATGGAGTGGCACTGGGGACCAGTTAAGCGGCATCTTCCGAAATTCTGGAATTTGGCAGCATCGGTGGGATCGTACTTACAGCCTAGAGGGGGTTGGAGTTT
This window contains:
- the LOC6735968 gene encoding solute carrier family 12 member 4 isoform X5, with translation MPDRFQVTKADEDTALDYNQDESASGKLLGDIHDETLDSGDIHRAEENQKSSIDPNLYLYDDDLETRPHISTFISSIANYENTIPAATDPDAKPAAPSARMGTLIGVFLPCIQNIFGVILFIRLTWVVGTAGAVCGFLIVLTCCCVTMLTAISMSAIATNGVVPAGGSYFMISRSLGPEFGGAVGMLFYTGTTLAAAMYIVGAVEIVLTYMAPWASIFGDFTKDADAMYNNFRVYGTLLLIFMGLIVFLGVKFVNKFATVALACVILSIIAVYVGIFDNIHGNEKLYMCVLGKRLLKDIPLENCTKEDSFLRDIYCPDGKCEEYYLANNVTKVKGIKGLASGVFYDNIFPSFLEKGQFISYGKSAIDIENTSGESYNQIMADITTSFTLLIGIFFPSVTGIMAGSNRSGDLADAQKSIPIGTICAILTTSTVYLSSVMFFAGTVDNLLLRDKFGQSIGGKLVVANIAWPNQWVILIGSFLSTLGAGLQSLTGAPRLLQAIARDEIIPFLAPFAKSSKRGEPTRALLLTIVICQCGILLGNVDLLAPLLSMFFLMCYGFVNLACAVQTLLRTPNWRPRFKFYHWSLSLIGLTLCISVMIMTSWYFALIAMGMAIIIYKYIEYRGAEKEWGDGIRGMALTAARYSLLRLEEGPPHTKNWRPQILVLSKLNDNLLPKYRKIFSFATQLKAGKGLTICVSVIKGDHTKITNKAVDAKATLRKYMTDEKVKGFCDVLVAQQIGEGLSSVIQTIGLGGMKPNTVIIGWPYSWRQEGRNSWKTFIQTVRTVAACHMALMVPKGINFYPESNHKIGGNIDIWWIVHDGGLLMLLPFLLKQHRTWRNCKLRIFTVAQIEDNSIQMKKDLKTFLYHLRIEADVEVVEMNNSDISAYTYERTLMMEQRNQMLRALGLNKKENSKVVQTIVDHHYDATKTASKVRFADPTIEETQHHDSQNDEKRNSIDLDGPENADTPETTSNKDESTEKADGDFKSSVKPDEFNVRRMHTAIKLNEVIVEKSQDAQLVIMNLPGPPREVRAERESNYMEFLEVLTEGLEKVLMVRGGGREVITIYS
- the LOC6735968 gene encoding solute carrier family 12 member 4 isoform X4, with translation MPDRFQVTKADEDTALDYNQDESASGKLLGDIHDETLGENYGSYDDSGDIHRAEENQKSSIDPNLYLYDDDLETRPHISTFISSIANYENTIPAATDPDAKPAAPSARMGTLIGVFLPCIQNIFGVILFIRLTWVVGTAGAVCGFLIVLTCCCVTMLTAISMSAIATNGVVPAGGSYFMISRSLGPEFGGAVGMLFYTGTTLAAAMYIVGAVEIVLTYMAPWASIFGDFTKDADAMYNNFRVYGTLLLIFMGLIVFLGVKFVNKFATVALACVILSIIAVYVGIFDNIHGNEKLYMCVLGKRLLKDIPLENCTKEDSFLRDIYCPDGKCEEYYLANNVTKVKGIKGLASGVFYDNIFPSFLEKGQFISYGKSAIDIENTSGESYNQIMADITTSFTLLIGIFFPSVTGIMAGSNRSGDLADAQKSIPIGTICAILTTSTVYLSSVMFFAGTVDNLLLRDKFGQSIGGKLVVANIAWPNQWVILIGSFLSTLGAGLQSLTGAPRLLQAIARDEIIPFLAPFAKSSKRGEPTRALLLTIVICQCGILLGNVDLLAPLLSMFFLMCYGFVNLACAVQTLLRTPNWRPRFKFYHWSLSLIGLTLCISVMIMTSWYFALIAMGMAIIIYKYIEYRGAEKEWGDGIRGMALTAARYSLLRLEEGPPHTKNWRPQILVLSKLNDNLLPKYRKIFSFATQLKAGKGLTICVSVIKGDHTKITNKAVDAKATLRKYMTDEKVKGFCDVLVAQQIGEGLSSVIQTIGLGGMKPNTVIIGWPYSWRQEGRNSWKTFIQTVRTVAACHMALMVPKGINFYPESNHKIGGNIDIWWIVHDGGLLMLLPFLLKQHRTWRNCKLRIFTVAQIEDNSIQMKKDLKTFLYHLRIEADVEVVEMNNSDISAYTYERTLMMEQRNQMLRALGLNKKENSKVVQTIVDHHYDATKTASKVRFADPTIEETQHHDSQNDEKRNSIDLDGPENADTPETTSNKDESTEKADGDFKSSVKPDEFNVRRMHTAIKLNEVIVEKSQDAQLVIMNLPGPPREVRAERESNYMEFLEVLTEGLEKVLMVRGGGREVITIYS
- the LOC6735968 gene encoding solute carrier family 12 member 6 isoform X2, yielding MPDRFQVTKADEDTALDYNQDESASGKLLGDIHDETLDSGDIHRAEENQKSSIDPNLYLYDDDLETRPHISTFISSIANYENTIPAATDPDAKPAAPSARMGTLIGVFLPCIQNIFGVILFIRLTWVVGTAGAVCGFLIVLTCCCVTMLTAISMSAIATNGVVPAGGSYFMISRSLGPEFGGAVGMLFYTGTTLAAAMYIVGAVEIVLTYMAPWASIFGDFTKDADAMYNNFRVYGTLLLIFMGLIVFLGVKFVNKFATVALACVILSIIAVYVGIFDNIHGNEKLYMCVLGKRLLKDIPLENCTKEDSFLRDIYCPDGKCEEYYLANNVTKVKGIKGLASGVFYDNIFPSFLEKGQFISYGKSAIDIENTSGESYNQIMADITTSFTLLIGIFFPSVTGIMAGSNRSGDLADAQKSIPIGTICAILTTSTVYLSSVMFFAGTVDNLLLRDKFGQSIGGKLVVANIAWPNQWVILIGSFLSTLGAGLQSLTGAPRLLQAIARDEIIPFLAPFAKSSKRGEPTRALLLTIVICQCGILLGNVDLLAPLLSMFFLMCYGFVNLACAVQTLLRTPNWRPRFKFYHWSLSLIGLTLCISVMIMTSWYFALIAMGMAIIIYKYIEYRGAEKEWGDGIRGMALTAARYSLLRLEEGPPHTKNWRPQILVLSKLNDNLLPKYRKIFSFATQLKAGKGLTICVSVIKGDHTKITNKAVDAKATLRKYMTDEKVKGFCDVLVAQQIGEGLSSVIQTIGLGGMKPNTVIIGWPYSWRQEGRNSWKTFIQTVRTVAACHMALMVPKGINFYPESNHKIGGNIDIWWIVHDGGLLMLLPFLLKQHRTWRNCKLRIFTVAQIEDNSIQMKKDLKTFLYHLRIEADVEVVEMNNSDISAYTYERTLMMEQRNQMLRALGLNKKENSKVVQTIMDFKETPSDNKMSLVQTIVDHHYDATKTASKVRFADPTIEETQHHDSQNDEKRNSIDLDGPENADTPETTSNKDESTEKADGDFKSSVKPDEFNVRRMHTAIKLNEVIVEKSQDAQLVIMNLPGPPREVRAERESNYMEFLEVLTEGLEKVLMVRGGGREVITIYS